TGAGAggaaagaaagaataattaatGCAAAGacttaaataaatgaaaatatcaTCTTGGAAAATAATGATTTTCCTCGTAAAGCTGTCGGGAGATATCTTCTACTATTTCATTCACTGAGTGGATTtaacaagataaaaaaaaaggttCTTACTTGGAACTGGAGGGGTGCAAACAGATCTGAAGAAAAACCTGCAACATTTCTGATTTCCTGGGCAGTCTCTGTCATAATTACATTGTGGTGATTCCATAAATAAATCAAAGGTGCTCGGACAGTTACCTGGAttcagaagagagtcaagttaagATTTATCAGTGTCGGGTTATCATACATGAACATAACACACGTGGGAAAAAACAAGCTCACTCACCAGGTTTTGGCATTATTGCGTTGGATTGAGCAAAAgcacaaaacaacaaaatcaaGGCAGCTTTTCTAGACCTGAGTGTCTCCATGATGATTTGTCTCAGCCAGAAATCTGCCCCTGTTGTCCTATTTGGGAATCCCCTGGCTTATAAACTGCAACTGGAGCAGCTAGGATGCTGGGTCCTTGTGTCTGTAGAGTTACTTCTGCCAATTCATCCAATTCTTtccattctttttttttcttatttgaaaAAGTTTACATTGAAATAATGCAAATTAAAATCTGAAGCATGCTGTGACAATTTCTGAGTTGTGGCTTGGTTTTCATTCTAAGTCATAATCAGTTTATTATGGTCATGGCCTTTATTATTTTAGATTTGTTTTACATTTACATTGTTTAGGGTCAGAAAAGTCATGTGTTCTTCATGTCGACTTAATGATTGTACAACACATAATATGTTTATGCCATATAAaccagtgtgtgtgtctgtgtgtgtgtgtgtgtgtgtgtgtgtgtgtgtgtgtgtgtgtgtgtgtgtgtgtgtgtgtgtgtgtgtgtgtgtgtgtgtgtgtgtgtgtgtgtgtgtgtgtgtgtgtgtgtgttgttgttgtgttcCACACATGCGCTCTCAGCCCAGATATTGCCAACATCAGCTTTATTACGAGATCTTTTGTTTGTTGTATTCCTGCCAGTGGAGAAAAAACGAGATAAAATGACACTGAAAGTTCAGAGTGATTCGGTCAAAATGTCCCAAAATGACCAATAATCAGATGGGATGATAAAACATACCCTGGCAAATAGGGTTCTGGTGTAAAAGTCCAATCATTCGAATCTTATCAGGTCACAGACATTTGGACTTTgcctttatttgtgtttttggtgGTATATGTTTCAGTTTTCATACAAATCCAGTTCAAATTCGATGAAAGCTGCAGAGCATGATGATGCCATGCACTTTATCTTTTGAGTATCTAAACTTTCCTAAAATATTGCAAACAAACTGGTCTTACTTTCACAAACTTTACAATTATTGTACAGATTATTAAACCTGATGTAGGCATTTTGTTAAAGCATATGCTATtataaataaaagtttttttattGGGATTCATATGAAGGACGATATATGATGAAACATCAGGCAGTTGCTGCACTCtccaacttttttatttattacacGCATTGTGAACATGTTTTAATTTCCTGCAGAAACGGTGTTTAAAATGAACTCAAAGTGTTTGTTTTgatgtttattaaaaacaattGACATGTTCATGCATGTTTCACTGCTGTTAATAAAATATGTTTAAtccaactaaataaataaataatgcacAAACAAAttgtaatattattaataataataattttcaagcTAATCTTTATGTATTTGCATACAATGTTCTGCATATGTGTGCATGTTTGATGACACATTTAACCACCCCTCCCCAATCCAAGAAAAACACAAGCAAAgtttctttttttaaaataataattttaattgatatatacattttttgattgtattaatttatttatttttggtttgtttgCTTAAATTTCTTTGTGATCTACAAAGTTATGAAGAAATAATGAAATCACAATTAAGTGACAAATTATGGGCTTCATAGAGCAACAACAATAAAACTCTGAATATCTTGACCAACTCTGTAAAAAAAAGATCAGTAAGCACTTTCCTATTTCCAAACAATAATTTCCTTCTCAAagattaaataaaatcatatCAACAAATCACTTTGTTCTTCAGTGATCTGATCACTTTTACAGACTTATTTTAGGATGAGAGTCGTCTACTGCAAAAGTTAAATGATCTACATCATAATTTTAaaacatgatttaaaagactgattTTCTTCTAGAATAATTAATAATTTTGTGGTGCAGATGCTCAGATGCTGAAATGCCATACTAATTAAAGAAAAAAACCACAAACATAACAAGAGAAAAATAAACCATTTATTGTATTATTTTTGCTAATTTACAATATATGTGTGATCACATGGGTATCCTGcagaaatgaccacagaaagatgGGCAGCACTTGTCATCCCCTGAACAATAACCATCATCCAGGCAGGTTACTCCACATGGAGAGAAGGTTGGGAAACCGCAAAACCCCGGCTTCACTGACACACCACAGATAAAACCACTCAGTTATAACATATTCCAGGAGAGATCATTCAGAAATGTGGCCATATTGTTCCTAACTCACCTATTTTTGGTGGCATGCACTCTTTCGCGCATCCATTGAAGCAGCATTTTTTACCACGCTTGCAGTCGTCGTCACATTCACACTCTTGCTCACACGTGCCGGTCCCACTCGAGTCAGGACACAAAGCTTTTACTGAAAGGAAAGACAAGGCATCATATGGAGAGAtattaaatctgtttttttttttcctttttaaataaatattcatgCTTCGTTCCAACATCCCAACAGCTGCTTGTGTCGGCACCACTCACTGTAATGAGGGGCAACACAAACAGACCCACAGTTATAGGTGCAGCATTTTTCATAATCTTCACAGTCTTGGTCACTGGAACATCCCAAACGTGATGGAAAAGTGTAAAGTGTGTTTGGGCATTGCCCTGGTTTTGGAGGGGGCTCTGAGAggagaaacacaaaacaaaaacagagccgGGTTAATGCTGAAGCCAAGAAACATTAGCAGTAAGATTTCAGACGAGTACTGTGAAACAGACAGGTGAATGGTACTTACATTGAAGAAAAAAACAGACTTACCATCGTGTTTGGCAAACAGTGCATAAGAATGCACACATAGACATAGTAGAGTCACAACACCAAGTGTGTACCAGTGTGTCTCCATGGTCATTtaatggacacacacactgtgCTTCTGAACTCCTGTTTGGACAAATATCCAAGAACACAAACAGTCGACTGAGCAGCATAGAGGACGCTGGGTCCTTGTGCCTGCACTCCTCTTCCACTGGGATTCCTTTACTTATTATCTGTTATTTTTACACATTAAACATACAACAAAAATTATGTGATTAGGTGTTCAGCAGCTCCAGAGATGCAAAACACCTCTAAAATATCTATTATTATCATTCAGTTTTATTTGCATATATTTCGTGCAAGAGCAATAACTGTGCTGGTAAGGTCTCAATAACTAACAGGGCGACTACAAATTGAAATGAAAAACAGTCTAGTTGTCATTATTCAAGTAAAATGATGTACTTGCTGTACTGAAGAAATGTCAGCTCTCGCTGTGTGCCAATTCTTCTCTCCAACCCTGGGGGCTAAGCCCCCCTTGTCTTTCAATACTAGTGACATCCCTGTAACATAATAAATGTCTGCAAAAAATGCCTTTTCCATCAAAGTGATAAAACACTGTGaaataaatgattttttttaaaagtagattttttaaagtaattttttattataattattataatttaCAGGACAGGATGTACAAGAAGGAAGTTCAAACTGTTGAATAACCTTTGATTTTTCTGAATATGAAAAAATTAATTTTGAAATTAAATAATCAAAAATGTACTAGAAAAATAGCAAAAAGCACCCTCAATTGAGACACTATTTATTTTTCATTGAAGAATAAAACTGTTAATTTCTTGTTTCAGTGATG
The sequence above is a segment of the Nothobranchius furzeri strain GRZ-AD chromosome 15, NfurGRZ-RIMD1, whole genome shotgun sequence genome. Coding sequences within it:
- the wfdc2 gene encoding WAP four-disulfide core domain protein 2 isoform X2, giving the protein MTMETHWYTLGVVTLLCLCVHSYALFAKHDEPPPKPGQCPNTLYTFPSRLGCSSDQDCEDYEKCCTYNCGSVCVAPHYIKALCPDSSGTGTCEQECECDDDCKRGKKCCFNGCAKECMPPKIVKPGFCGFPTFSPCGVTCLDDGYCSGDDKCCPSFCGHFCRIPM